The following are encoded in a window of Marinitoga sp. 1197 genomic DNA:
- a CDS encoding M16 family metallopeptidase → MIIKRTLNKGLDVLLIPRNNVRSVSIIAVIRSGSAHEPAELSGISHLIEHSVFRGTENRNMEEIKRPIEEFGGSLNAFTGKNLTAYYAKVPLIAAKVGVEIILDIIFNAKFNKEDIEKEKRIVLDEIAMYEDEPVENTFEQLNKIMFANEFSFPVLGTKESVSKLNSQMLKKYYLEKYTPQNIVLTLVGPEKELEKLLLDIDRLIPDREGEKYPFKSPIFNENIKKVEKEKEELSQIYIAYSFKAPSKMSSGFYPAAILKTFLGSGMSSLLFTKIREELGLAYEITADYSAYNNTGTFTIFAATVPQNFEKLNNSINENLKNIDTFEKWIKYGKKRLSGRYMLETENGLNFGFLALDYYLSFDKLIDIDEIVNKINVQKDDDIINVSNEIFSQKPYISIVKPK, encoded by the coding sequence ATGATCATAAAAAGGACGCTGAATAAAGGATTAGATGTTTTATTAATTCCAAGAAATAATGTTAGAAGTGTGTCGATAATTGCTGTTATACGGAGTGGGTCAGCTCATGAACCTGCTGAACTTTCTGGAATATCGCATTTAATAGAACATTCAGTATTTAGAGGTACAGAAAACAGAAATATGGAAGAAATAAAAAGGCCCATCGAGGAATTTGGCGGGTCCTTAAATGCTTTTACAGGAAAGAATCTAACTGCATATTATGCAAAAGTTCCATTAATTGCGGCAAAGGTTGGAGTGGAAATTATATTAGATATCATATTTAATGCTAAATTTAATAAAGAAGATATTGAAAAAGAGAAAAGAATAGTTTTAGATGAAATTGCTATGTATGAAGATGAACCTGTTGAAAATACATTTGAACAATTAAATAAAATTATGTTTGCAAATGAATTTTCATTCCCTGTACTTGGCACAAAAGAGAGCGTATCTAAATTAAATTCACAAATGTTAAAAAAATATTATCTCGAAAAATATACTCCGCAAAATATAGTTTTAACTCTTGTAGGGCCAGAAAAAGAGTTAGAAAAGCTTTTGTTGGATATAGATAGATTGATTCCTGATAGAGAAGGAGAGAAATATCCATTTAAAAGTCCTATTTTCAATGAGAATATTAAAAAGGTTGAAAAAGAAAAAGAAGAACTTTCCCAAATATATATTGCATATTCATTTAAAGCTCCATCAAAAATGTCATCCGGTTTTTATCCTGCTGCAATTTTAAAAACATTTTTAGGAAGCGGAATGAGTTCGTTGTTATTTACAAAAATCAGAGAAGAATTGGGATTGGCTTATGAAATTACTGCAGATTATTCTGCTTATAACAATACAGGAACATTTACTATATTTGCAGCTACTGTTCCACAAAATTTTGAGAAACTCAATAACTCTATTAATGAAAATTTGAAAAATATAGATACATTTGAAAAATGGATAAAATATGGAAAGAAAAGGTTATCTGGTAGATATATGCTTGAAACAGAAAATGGGTTAAATTTTGGTTTTTTGGCATTAGATTATTATCTGTCTTTTGATAAACTAATTGATATAGATGAAATAGTAAATAAAATTAATGTCCAGAAAGATGATGATATAATTAATGTATCCAATGAGATTTTCAGTCAAAAACCATATATTTCTATTGTTAAACCAAAATAA
- a CDS encoding HD-GYP domain-containing protein — MKVKINSLTPGMIIGEDIYSLKDRLNLKKGQKLDQKTIDQLLRSDITEIEIEESETAVGFIQKNFENLPNIVDEVVYSKWINSINDLFHHFSKEELYVSLNNITEEIYKILDVKEYFVLNFMNSFGNDSLIYHSLNTAIIVSIIAKKIETPYIMYKQTVKFALIHDIGYAMLDERIINDFESEERNALIHNIVAYKKLQDLKATLNHEILESVLYHHERYDGKGKFHLKGEKIPPLVRITQVADAYTSLTELGYTPYQALSWILKKCGFIFDPYYVSLLYEITGYYPTGTKVKLSNGTVGIVLKRNDIEFFPEVLVDNETVKTGPDTNIYIKEVIE, encoded by the coding sequence TTGAAAGTAAAAATAAATAGTTTAACTCCAGGTATGATAATTGGAGAGGATATTTATAGCTTAAAAGATCGTTTGAATTTAAAGAAAGGGCAAAAACTTGATCAAAAAACAATTGATCAATTATTACGCAGTGATATTACAGAAATTGAAATTGAAGAATCGGAAACTGCAGTTGGATTTATACAAAAAAATTTTGAAAACCTTCCAAATATTGTTGATGAAGTTGTTTATAGCAAATGGATAAATTCTATTAATGACTTATTTCACCATTTTTCCAAAGAAGAACTTTATGTATCTTTAAACAATATAACAGAAGAAATATATAAGATATTGGATGTAAAAGAATATTTTGTTTTGAATTTTATGAACTCTTTTGGAAATGATAGTTTAATCTATCATTCCTTAAATACTGCTATAATAGTTTCTATAATTGCAAAAAAGATAGAAACCCCATATATTATGTATAAGCAAACTGTGAAGTTTGCGCTTATACATGATATTGGATATGCTATGTTAGACGAACGTATTATCAATGATTTTGAAAGTGAAGAGAGAAATGCTCTTATACATAATATAGTTGCTTATAAAAAACTACAGGATTTAAAAGCAACATTGAATCATGAAATTCTTGAAAGTGTATTATATCATCACGAAAGATATGATGGAAAAGGAAAGTTTCATTTAAAAGGAGAAAAGATACCTCCTCTTGTTAGAATTACACAAGTTGCTGATGCATATACATCATTAACAGAATTAGGATATACACCATATCAGGCATTATCATGGATATTAAAAAAGTGTGGATTTATTTTTGATCCATATTATGTTAGTTTATTATATGAAATTACTGGATATTATCCTACTGGCACAAAGGTTAAACTAAGTAACGGAACAGTAGGAATTGTTTTAAAAAGAAATGACATTGAATTCTTCCCCGAAGTATTAGTGGATAATGAAACGGTAAAAACTGGACCAGATACAAATATTTATATAAAAGAGGTGATTGAATGA